One genomic window of Cuculus canorus isolate bCucCan1 chromosome 11, bCucCan1.pri, whole genome shotgun sequence includes the following:
- the CISH gene encoding cytokine-inducible SH2-containing protein, whose product MLLPWSRSDMILCVQGPHPLLAEEKIRRLSLRGIAADLSEPIMQPLPVVAFQEESAPAFAAPVPDSNPPQTRDPEEDLLCIAKTFSYLRESGWYWGSITASEAKQHLQKMPEGTFLVRDSTHPSYLFTLSVKTNRGPTNVRIEYADSRFRLDSNYLSKPRILAFPDVVSLIQHYVTSCTTESKNEAPYPPPSPLPPMQKEMAAAAVHLKLIRPLSRKDNIPSLQHLCRLRINKSTSDVDQLPLPRRMGDYLKQYPFQL is encoded by the exons ATGCTCCTCCCTTGGTCCAGGAGTGACATGATCCTCTGTGTTCAGGG ACCTCATCCTTTGCTGGCGGAGGAGAAGATCAGGAGGCTGTCGCTAAGGGGCATCGCGGCGGATTTGTCAGAGCCCATCATGCAGCCGCTCCCAGTTGTGGCCTTCCAGGAGGAATCTGCGCCTGCCTTTGCGGCACCGGTTCCAGACAGCAACCCCCCTCAGACACGAGACCCCGAGGAAGACCTTCTCTGCATCGCAAAAACCTTCTCCTACCTGCGAGAATCTG GTTGGTACTGGGGATCTATCACTGCCAGTGAGGCCAAGCAGCATCTCCAAAAGATGCCTGAAGGCACCTTCCTGGTACGGGACAGCACCCACCCCAGCTACCTGTTCACACTTTCTGTCAAGACAAACCGGGGTCCCACCAACGTGCGCATCGAATATGCTGACAGCAGGTTCCGTCTGGACTCAAACTACTTGTCCAAACCTCGCATCCTGGCTTTCCCAGATGTAGTCAGTCTTATCCAGCACTATGTCACGTCCTGcacaacagaaagcaagaacGAGGCTCCTTACCCGCCTCCATCTCCTCTACCTCCCATGCAAAAAGAGATGGCAGCAGCTGCGGTCCACTTGAAACTCATCCGGCCGCTCAGCCGCAAGGACAACATCCCCAGCCTACAGCACCTCTGCCGGCTACGGATCAACAAGTCCACATCCGACGTGGACCAGCTCCCGCTACCTCGGCGGATGGGGGACTACTTGAAGCAATACCCTTTCCAGCTCTGA